One segment of Geomonas ferrireducens DNA contains the following:
- a CDS encoding YchJ family protein, giving the protein MMELCACGSALAYAECCRPIIKGERAAETAEALMRARYAAYVNVETDFIFESTHPKHREGYDADGTREWAEKSEWVGLEIVATKDGGKDDTTGEVEFIARWKEQGQDRVHHERALFKKEKQGWLFTDGKPVTQQPIMRTSPKIGRNDPCSCGSGMKYKKCCGK; this is encoded by the coding sequence CTGATGGAGCTTTGTGCCTGTGGCAGCGCCCTGGCTTACGCCGAATGCTGCCGCCCCATCATCAAGGGTGAGCGTGCAGCCGAGACGGCCGAGGCGTTGATGCGTGCGCGCTACGCCGCGTACGTCAACGTGGAGACCGATTTCATTTTCGAGAGCACCCACCCGAAGCACCGCGAAGGGTATGACGCCGACGGAACCCGCGAGTGGGCTGAGAAGTCCGAATGGGTGGGGCTGGAGATCGTCGCCACCAAGGACGGCGGCAAGGATGATACGACCGGTGAGGTCGAGTTCATCGCGCGCTGGAAGGAGCAGGGGCAGGACCGTGTGCACCACGAGCGTGCCCTGTTCAAGAAGGAGAAGCAGGGTTGGCTCTTCACCGACGGCAAACCGGTGACCCAGCAGCCGATCATGAGGACCTCTCCTAAGATCGGGCGCAACGATCCGTGCAGCTGCGGCAGCGGAATGAAGTACAAGAAGTGCTGCGGCAAGTAA
- a CDS encoding HD-GYP domain-containing protein, which yields MSEINKQDVQRAAMLLTASIKSVLLYPLAHPAVRQPLQELVGLLTGMMGEKHELHLGVVEGTFFIEGCLLVTPNAAVTELVERLTQKEIDACTVFSGVTPDDLFGFAAALAARNSSADTIPAELEGKGIVNIRLGIEDVVAGEGGEKGEALVPAAIYRDALKAVRDTMREIDNGRIPSGDWINGVVENMVQVTMEEPTTLLGLAMIKDYDNYTFSHSVNVGILALTLAAFLGLEKEALHEVNTAGLLHDIGKTRIDKTILNSPGRLSDDEFKQMKRHTEEGAEIVRQMKNIPPQVAEAVLGHHIRHDRTGYPEWAREIPFGLYTEIVSVADCYDAITTLRTYQRPTLPKEAMEIMRRLSGTSLNGELVQQFEAMMGEYPVGSLVRLDTNEIALVLRPHPMESVEPAVKVLIGAHGETLETPRLVSLAEENGRRYASIVAPVDPLLKNVSLAQHLLAA from the coding sequence ATGAGTGAGATCAACAAACAAGACGTGCAGCGGGCGGCGATGCTCTTGACCGCCTCGATCAAGTCGGTGCTGCTCTACCCCCTGGCACACCCCGCGGTGCGCCAGCCCCTGCAGGAGCTGGTCGGCCTCCTGACCGGCATGATGGGTGAGAAGCACGAGCTGCACCTCGGGGTGGTTGAGGGGACCTTCTTCATAGAGGGGTGCCTCTTGGTGACCCCGAACGCCGCCGTCACCGAACTGGTGGAGCGTCTGACCCAGAAAGAGATCGACGCCTGCACCGTCTTTTCCGGCGTGACCCCGGACGACCTCTTCGGATTCGCCGCGGCCCTTGCCGCCCGCAACAGCAGTGCCGATACCATCCCCGCCGAGCTGGAGGGAAAGGGGATCGTCAACATCCGGCTGGGTATAGAAGACGTGGTGGCGGGCGAGGGGGGCGAAAAGGGGGAGGCGCTGGTACCTGCCGCCATCTACCGGGACGCCCTCAAAGCGGTGCGCGACACCATGCGCGAGATCGACAACGGCAGGATCCCGAGCGGCGACTGGATCAACGGCGTGGTGGAAAACATGGTCCAGGTGACCATGGAAGAGCCGACCACCCTCCTGGGGCTCGCCATGATCAAGGACTACGACAACTACACCTTCAGCCACTCGGTGAACGTCGGCATCCTGGCGCTCACCCTCGCCGCGTTCCTGGGGCTCGAGAAGGAAGCGCTGCACGAGGTGAACACCGCCGGGCTTTTGCACGACATCGGCAAGACCCGGATCGACAAGACCATCCTGAACAGCCCGGGTAGACTCTCCGACGACGAATTCAAGCAGATGAAGCGGCACACCGAGGAGGGGGCGGAGATCGTTCGCCAGATGAAGAACATCCCGCCGCAGGTGGCCGAGGCGGTGCTCGGGCACCACATAAGGCACGACCGCACCGGGTACCCGGAGTGGGCGAGGGAGATCCCCTTCGGGCTCTACACCGAGATCGTCTCCGTCGCGGACTGCTACGACGCCATCACCACGCTGCGCACCTACCAGAGGCCGACCCTTCCCAAGGAGGCGATGGAGATCATGCGGCGCCTGTCAGGAACCTCGCTGAACGGGGAACTCGTGCAGCAGTTCGAGGCGATGATGGGGGAATACCCGGTGGGGAGCCTCGTGCGTCTCGACACGAACGAGATCGCCCTGGTGCTGAGGCCCCACCCGATGGAGAGCGTGGAGCCTGCGGTGAAGGTGCTTATCGGGGCGCACGGGGAGACCCTGGAGACGCCGCGCCTTGTGAGCCTCGCCGAGGAAAACGGCAGGCGCTACGCGAGCATCGTCGCCCCGGTCGACCCGCTTCTGAAAAACGTCTCGCTGGCGCAGCATCTCCTCGCCGCTTAA
- a CDS encoding DUF4350 domain-containing protein → MSILVLACLVFASNGEAAQKVLFDNAHGERFQIGDKGPLQLSGLAEVFQGAGLQTAVIDQPFTDATLSGAGALVISGAFTPLLPSEVEAVARFLQNGGKLVVMLHIAPPLRSILDRLDVAYTNGVILEHENVIDGDPLKFKVNRLEAHPVLTGLSDFSLYGVWGVINRTESARVIASTGPSAWIDLNQDKVQTKDETASIGVAVAGDLGKGSFLVFGDDAIFQNKFLEGNNKTLAANLAAWLK, encoded by the coding sequence ATGAGTATACTTGTACTGGCCTGCCTCGTCTTCGCTTCCAACGGGGAGGCGGCCCAGAAGGTCCTTTTCGACAACGCCCACGGTGAACGCTTCCAGATCGGGGACAAGGGCCCCTTGCAACTCTCCGGTCTCGCCGAGGTGTTCCAGGGTGCCGGGCTCCAGACCGCGGTGATCGACCAGCCCTTCACCGACGCGACCCTCTCGGGTGCCGGAGCTCTGGTTATCTCGGGCGCTTTCACGCCGCTGCTTCCGAGCGAGGTCGAGGCGGTGGCGAGGTTCCTGCAAAACGGCGGCAAACTGGTGGTGATGCTCCACATCGCCCCGCCGCTCAGGTCGATCCTGGACCGGCTCGACGTGGCGTACACGAACGGCGTCATCCTGGAGCATGAGAACGTCATCGACGGGGATCCCCTCAAGTTCAAGGTGAACCGCCTCGAGGCGCACCCGGTCCTCACCGGATTGAGCGACTTCAGCCTTTACGGTGTCTGGGGCGTCATCAACCGCACCGAAAGCGCCCGGGTCATCGCTTCCACCGGCCCCAGCGCCTGGATCGACCTGAACCAGGACAAGGTGCAGACCAAGGATGAAACCGCAAGCATCGGCGTTGCCGTTGCCGGCGACCTCGGCAAGGGTAGCTTCCTCGTCTTCGGCGACGACGCCATCTTCCAGAACAAGTTCCTCGAAGGGAACAACAAGACTCTCGCAGCAAACTTGGCCGCCTGGCTCAAGTAG
- a CDS encoding Dabb family protein, whose translation MIVHIVLFKLKEATAENVEKAKMRLLSMEGKVEMLRHLEVGVDLIRSERSADVALYTKFDSLEDLQAYQVHPYHANEVAAYMKSVCSSVVAADYEI comes from the coding sequence ATGATCGTGCATATAGTGCTGTTCAAGCTGAAAGAGGCGACCGCAGAGAACGTGGAGAAGGCAAAGATGCGCCTGCTCAGCATGGAGGGGAAGGTAGAGATGCTTCGCCACCTTGAAGTCGGTGTCGACCTGATCCGTTCCGAGCGTTCCGCCGACGTCGCCCTTTATACAAAGTTCGACTCCCTGGAGGACCTGCAGGCCTACCAGGTGCACCCGTATCACGCCAACGAGGTCGCCGCCTACATGAAGAGCGTCTGCTCTTCCGTGGTAGCCGCCGACTACGAGATCTAA
- a CDS encoding ATP-binding protein — MKIKIKYRLFCAILAATGVVVISMFLIMQWSVGRGFLAYVNTMEKDRLQRLAHILERSYDSNGSWEFLRGNPEVWPELLASTREGREGRESGETENVQRRMGRRDLAFSNLSGQGRHMPQRFAYRFEARVVLLDADKGVVIGTPGNLDSAQMRKLTSGGDLVGYVALRPRQRLTDTYQLLFVKQQKLTMGLVAVIMLLVSAALSLPLSNRLVEPIKRLAASMHRLASGEFGTRVPVWSQDELGQLARDFNTLALALENNERARRRYLADISHELRTPLSILRGEIEALQDGVRPMGPDSMRSLHAEVMHLNRLVEDLYQISMSDIGALNYRKEMLDLTELLEDALDPFAQEFKNKGVALFPELPAGEFPVFADPVRLNQLFTNLLENSLKYTDAGGELSVRLTRRDAFAVIEFADSAPGVPPSDLERLFERLYRVENSRNRSLGGAGLGLAICKNIVEAHEGTIAALPSPTGGILVRVELPLAGNVT; from the coding sequence ATGAAGATAAAGATCAAATACAGACTGTTTTGCGCCATACTGGCCGCGACCGGCGTCGTCGTAATCAGTATGTTCCTCATCATGCAGTGGAGCGTCGGGCGCGGCTTTCTCGCCTACGTCAACACCATGGAGAAGGACCGCCTGCAGCGGCTGGCGCACATCTTGGAGCGCTCCTACGACAGCAATGGGAGTTGGGAGTTTCTGCGCGGGAACCCCGAGGTGTGGCCGGAGCTGCTTGCATCGACCCGCGAAGGGCGCGAGGGGCGCGAAAGCGGTGAAACGGAGAACGTGCAGCGCAGAATGGGTCGGCGCGACCTGGCCTTCTCCAACCTGAGCGGCCAGGGACGGCACATGCCGCAGCGTTTCGCCTACCGTTTCGAGGCGCGCGTGGTGCTGCTCGATGCCGACAAAGGGGTCGTCATCGGCACCCCCGGCAACCTGGACAGCGCACAGATGAGGAAACTCACCAGCGGCGGCGACCTGGTAGGTTACGTGGCGCTCCGCCCGAGGCAGCGGCTGACCGACACCTACCAGCTCCTCTTCGTGAAGCAGCAAAAGCTCACCATGGGGCTCGTCGCCGTCATCATGCTCCTGGTCTCCGCGGCGCTCTCCCTGCCGCTCTCAAACCGCCTGGTGGAGCCGATCAAGCGCCTGGCCGCCTCCATGCACCGCCTTGCCTCCGGCGAGTTCGGCACGAGGGTTCCGGTGTGGTCACAGGACGAATTGGGGCAGCTCGCGCGCGATTTCAACACGCTTGCCCTCGCCCTGGAAAACAACGAGCGGGCGCGCAGGCGCTACCTGGCCGATATCTCCCACGAGCTGCGCACCCCCCTTTCCATCCTGCGGGGCGAGATCGAGGCGCTGCAGGACGGCGTGCGCCCCATGGGTCCCGACTCCATGCGCTCGCTGCACGCCGAGGTGATGCACTTGAACCGGCTGGTCGAGGACCTGTACCAGATATCCATGTCCGACATCGGCGCGCTTAACTACCGAAAGGAGATGCTGGACCTCACCGAACTCCTGGAGGATGCCCTGGACCCCTTCGCCCAGGAATTCAAGAACAAGGGTGTCGCTCTCTTTCCGGAACTTCCGGCCGGCGAGTTCCCCGTCTTCGCCGACCCGGTGCGGCTCAACCAGCTCTTCACGAACCTTTTGGAGAACTCGCTCAAGTACACCGACGCCGGAGGTGAGCTGTCGGTGCGACTTACGCGTCGTGATGCCTTCGCCGTGATCGAGTTCGCCGACAGCGCGCCGGGCGTGCCGCCGAGCGATCTGGAGCGGCTTTTCGAACGCCTTTACCGGGTGGAAAACTCCCGGAACCGATCCTTGGGTGGAGCGGGCCTGGGCCTGGCCATCTGCAAGAACATCGTCGAAGCACACGAGGGGACCATAGCGGCGCTCCCCTCCCCCACCGGCGGAATCCTGGTGCGGGTAGAACTGCCGCTTGCGGGGAACGTGACATGA
- a CDS encoding Nramp family divalent metal transporter: protein MPKNNLDSKTVQSALDALSRQPRGSRLTRVLPFLGPAFIASVAYVDPGNFATNIQGGAQFGYLLLWVIIASNLIAMLIQTLSAKLGLATGHNLAEHCRLHFPKAVSLGMWLIMEAVAMATDLAEFMGAALGFQLLFGIPLMAGALLTALTTIGILGMERFGFRPLEAVISAMVAVIALCYVAEIFIVRPDWADIAAHVVRPRFSGSESVLLATGIIGATVMPHAIFLHSSLMQGRIVVKDRKKLRTLYRYEIMDVVIAMGIASFVNMSMLIMAAATFYATGKTSVATIEEAYRTLEPLLGPAAKFIFGISLLFSGLSSSSVGTSAGQVIMQGFIQRHIPLWIRRIITMAPSLFVIAMGFDPTRTLVISQVVLSFGLPFAIVPLVMFTRRADIMGDLVNRRTTTMFAGFAAAVIVALNMYLLYTTFTG from the coding sequence GTGCCAAAGAACAACCTAGATTCAAAGACCGTCCAGTCCGCCCTCGATGCGCTCTCGCGCCAGCCGCGCGGGTCTCGCCTCACCCGCGTCCTCCCTTTCCTTGGTCCAGCCTTCATCGCCAGCGTCGCCTACGTAGACCCCGGCAACTTCGCCACCAACATCCAAGGGGGCGCCCAGTTCGGCTACCTCCTTTTGTGGGTGATCATTGCGAGCAACCTGATCGCCATGCTCATTCAGACCCTCTCGGCGAAGCTCGGGCTCGCCACCGGTCACAACCTCGCCGAACACTGCCGCCTTCACTTCCCGAAGGCGGTTTCCCTCGGCATGTGGCTCATCATGGAGGCGGTAGCCATGGCCACGGACCTCGCCGAATTCATGGGGGCGGCGCTTGGCTTCCAGCTTTTGTTCGGCATTCCGCTTATGGCCGGCGCCCTGCTGACCGCGCTCACCACCATCGGCATCCTCGGTATGGAGCGCTTCGGCTTCAGGCCGCTTGAGGCGGTGATCTCCGCCATGGTCGCGGTGATCGCCCTTTGCTACGTGGCGGAAATCTTCATCGTGCGGCCGGACTGGGCCGACATCGCCGCGCACGTCGTGCGTCCGAGGTTCAGCGGCAGCGAAAGCGTCCTCCTCGCCACCGGTATCATCGGTGCGACGGTGATGCCGCACGCGATCTTTTTGCACTCCTCGCTCATGCAGGGAAGGATCGTCGTGAAGGACAGGAAGAAACTGCGCACCCTGTACCGCTACGAGATCATGGACGTGGTGATCGCCATGGGGATCGCGAGCTTCGTCAACATGTCCATGCTCATCATGGCGGCGGCCACCTTCTACGCCACCGGCAAGACCTCGGTTGCGACCATCGAGGAGGCGTACCGCACCCTGGAGCCGCTTTTGGGCCCGGCGGCCAAGTTCATCTTCGGCATATCCCTGCTTTTCTCCGGGCTCTCCTCGAGCAGCGTCGGCACGAGTGCTGGTCAGGTGATCATGCAGGGTTTCATACAGCGTCACATCCCGCTCTGGATCAGGCGCATCATCACCATGGCCCCCTCGCTCTTCGTCATCGCCATGGGGTTCGATCCCACCCGCACCCTCGTCATAAGCCAGGTGGTGCTAAGCTTCGGCCTCCCCTTCGCCATAGTCCCGCTGGTCATGTTCACCCGCCGCGCCGACATCATGGGTGACCTCGTCAACCGGCGCACCACCACGATGTTCGCCGGCTTCGCTGCCGCCGTCATCGTGGCGCTCAACATGTACCTGCTCTACACAACCTTCACAGGATGA
- a CDS encoding response regulator, with product MTQTIMIVEDEEKLASLLADYLRQSGFETVWIPNGTDVVPRVKERQPDLILLDLMLPGRDGLEICKEIRTFSQLPIIMLTARVEEIDRLLGLELGADDYICKPFSPREVVARVKTVLRRSGDHPAPAAGGLTLDPERYSAQWKGHDLDLTVVEFKLLHFLYLNPGRIYSRTQLMDRIYSDQRIVSDRTIDSHIKKLRKKIAAVAPEEELIHSIYGAGYKYEPPSHN from the coding sequence ATGACACAGACCATCATGATCGTCGAGGACGAGGAGAAGCTCGCGAGCCTTCTGGCGGATTACCTCAGGCAGTCCGGCTTCGAAACGGTATGGATCCCCAACGGCACCGACGTGGTGCCGCGGGTGAAGGAAAGGCAGCCAGACCTCATACTGCTGGACCTGATGCTTCCGGGGCGGGACGGCCTGGAGATCTGCAAGGAGATCCGCACCTTCTCACAGCTCCCCATCATCATGCTCACCGCCCGGGTGGAGGAAATCGACCGGCTGCTCGGCCTCGAGCTCGGGGCGGACGACTACATCTGCAAGCCCTTCAGCCCCCGTGAGGTAGTGGCCCGTGTGAAGACGGTGCTGCGCAGAAGCGGCGACCATCCCGCCCCCGCGGCAGGCGGCCTCACCCTCGACCCCGAGCGCTACTCGGCACAGTGGAAGGGGCACGACCTCGACCTGACCGTGGTCGAATTCAAGCTCTTGCACTTTCTCTACCTGAACCCTGGGCGCATCTACTCGCGCACCCAGCTCATGGACCGGATCTATTCGGACCAGCGCATCGTGAGCGACCGCACCATCGACAGCCACATCAAGAAGCTGCGCAAGAAGATCGCCGCCGTGGCCCCGGAAGAGGAGCTGATCCATTCCATCTACGGTGCCGGGTATAAGTACGAGCCCCCAAGCCACAATTAA
- a CDS encoding universal stress protein, whose amino-acid sequence MFKHILVPMDGSKLAEAALPAARYIADKFAAQVTLFHVVEKDAPSQVHGQKHLTSFEEARRYLEEVVQRWFQGVHQVECHVHETETELVSQSIIAHAAELGHDLVVMCSHGRGKAFHLLFGSIAQKVIAGGTLPVLITHPDEQGEPPPFACRQILVPLDTDPEHEKGLPVVRAVALACSSELHIATVIPTYESLPPEEKVSARTLPSTASRMLELEVRDASEHLDLLARELTDAGIRTSSHVLRGDPAETIALAATEAKIDLMVLATHGKTGMKAFWTGSVAHAICSRSRCPLLLVPISEAS is encoded by the coding sequence ATGTTCAAGCACATTCTAGTACCGATGGATGGTTCCAAACTGGCCGAGGCCGCGCTTCCCGCCGCGCGCTACATAGCCGACAAGTTCGCGGCCCAGGTGACGTTGTTCCACGTCGTGGAGAAGGACGCCCCGAGCCAGGTGCACGGCCAGAAGCACCTGACCAGCTTCGAGGAGGCACGGCGCTACCTTGAGGAGGTGGTGCAGCGCTGGTTCCAGGGGGTACACCAGGTCGAGTGTCACGTGCACGAGACCGAGACGGAGCTGGTCTCCCAGAGCATCATCGCGCACGCCGCGGAACTGGGGCACGACCTGGTAGTGATGTGCTCCCACGGGCGGGGCAAGGCCTTCCACCTCCTGTTCGGCAGCATCGCCCAGAAGGTCATCGCGGGGGGGACCCTGCCGGTACTCATCACCCATCCCGACGAGCAGGGGGAGCCTCCCCCCTTCGCCTGCCGGCAGATACTGGTACCGCTCGACACCGATCCGGAGCACGAAAAGGGGCTTCCCGTGGTGCGTGCCGTGGCCCTTGCCTGCTCTTCCGAACTGCACATAGCCACGGTGATCCCGACCTACGAATCGCTTCCCCCCGAGGAGAAGGTCTCGGCCCGGACCCTCCCCTCGACCGCCTCGCGCATGCTGGAACTGGAGGTGCGCGACGCGTCCGAACACCTGGACCTTCTGGCACGGGAACTGACCGACGCCGGGATACGCACCTCCTCGCATGTCTTAAGAGGCGATCCGGCGGAAACCATCGCGCTGGCCGCTACCGAGGCGAAGATCGACCTGATGGTGCTGGCGACCCACGGCAAGACCGGCATGAAGGCCTTCTGGACCGGAAGCGTCGCCCACGCCATCTGCAGCCGCAGCCGTTGCCCTCTTCTGCTGGTGCCGATCAGCGAGGCGTCCTGA
- a CDS encoding DEAD/DEAH box helicase: MDFKQFNFHPKVQAGVETVGYLTPTPIQLQAIPTVMAGQDVLGLAQTGTGKTAAFGLPMLHRLVDGERGRLRGLVLAPTRELAEQINESLIALAQQTRLKSITVYGGVNINTQIKRLKEGADIVVACPGRLLDHISQGTIDLSKIEVLVLDEADQMFDMGFLPDVRKILRALPNKRQNLMFSATMPDDIRVLAHEILHRPKTIQVSRIAPAATVSHALYPVGQHLKTPLLFELLKHSDTESVLIFTKTKYRAKRLGEQLEKSGYKATSLQGNLSQNRRQAALDGFRDGTYQIMVATDIAARGIDVSQISHVINYDIPDTPEAYTHRIGRTGRAAKTGDAFTMVTGEDEAMVRSIERVLGAKIERRRVEGFDYTVPAPKKDVEFARPPREPQRRKEAKPAGKPAEAKGAAPAKPSQGNRSAGSGRPAGRGGDERRGPGAPGANGAAPKPARPGGRPGNRPRRSN; this comes from the coding sequence GTGGATTTCAAACAGTTCAATTTTCACCCCAAGGTCCAGGCAGGCGTCGAGACCGTGGGGTATCTCACCCCGACACCCATCCAGTTGCAGGCAATCCCTACGGTCATGGCCGGACAGGACGTCCTGGGCCTCGCCCAGACCGGCACCGGCAAGACAGCCGCCTTCGGCCTTCCCATGCTGCACCGTCTGGTCGACGGTGAGCGCGGCCGGTTGCGCGGCCTCGTGCTTGCCCCGACCCGCGAGCTCGCCGAGCAGATCAACGAATCGCTCATCGCCTTGGCGCAGCAGACCCGGCTGAAAAGCATCACTGTCTACGGCGGGGTAAACATCAACACCCAGATAAAGAGACTGAAGGAAGGGGCCGATATCGTGGTCGCCTGTCCCGGCCGCCTTTTGGATCACATCTCCCAAGGGACGATCGACCTCTCGAAGATCGAGGTGCTTGTGCTGGACGAGGCGGACCAGATGTTCGACATGGGCTTTCTCCCCGACGTGAGGAAGATCCTGAGGGCGCTTCCCAACAAGCGGCAGAACCTCATGTTCTCGGCCACCATGCCCGACGACATCCGCGTTCTCGCCCACGAGATCCTGCACCGCCCGAAAACGATCCAGGTGAGCCGCATCGCACCCGCGGCCACGGTCTCGCACGCGCTTTACCCGGTGGGACAGCACCTGAAGACCCCGCTTCTCTTCGAGCTTTTGAAGCATTCCGACACGGAGAGCGTGCTCATCTTCACCAAGACCAAGTACCGTGCGAAAAGGCTGGGCGAGCAGCTCGAGAAAAGCGGCTACAAGGCGACCAGCCTGCAGGGGAACCTCTCCCAGAACCGCAGGCAGGCGGCCCTGGACGGTTTCAGGGACGGCACCTACCAGATCATGGTGGCGACCGATATCGCCGCCCGCGGTATCGACGTCTCCCAGATCTCGCACGTCATCAACTACGACATCCCGGACACCCCGGAGGCGTACACGCACCGGATCGGCCGCACCGGCCGCGCCGCGAAGACCGGCGACGCCTTCACCATGGTGACCGGTGAAGACGAGGCGATGGTGCGCAGCATCGAGCGGGTGCTTGGCGCGAAGATCGAGCGGCGCCGGGTGGAGGGCTTCGATTACACCGTCCCGGCACCGAAGAAAGACGTGGAGTTCGCACGTCCCCCCCGTGAGCCGCAGCGCAGGAAGGAGGCCAAACCCGCCGGAAAGCCCGCCGAAGCGAAGGGAGCGGCCCCTGCCAAACCCTCCCAAGGCAACAGGAGCGCCGGTTCCGGCCGTCCCGCCGGTCGAGGCGGCGACGAAAGGCGTGGCCCCGGTGCGCCGGGCGCCAACGGCGCGGCCCCGAAGCCGGCACGCCCCGGCGGCCGCCCCGGAAACCGTCCCCGCCGCAGCAACTAG
- a CDS encoding HEAT repeat domain-containing protein, protein MKNIADDSERLAPACQKALGDTSKALKAFAFYPENHPLRRQIFDSAYQSMAALASMGRISLIVQRGGFALAGSQSVIEANPMTKALAQELFARELQRITIHPELSLADFSALLSILAVAPQKIAEEGGVGEMLAKAGVATVTVNQIDVTAVFTKKTAGQPELDAPEEGAAGDEEREPEPEPEPETVAAQSGTAPQGEPGIDQILAALAAEKDESRYRQLTRLLLKKALPLKLEGNFDRLYVVFLRLIPQLSDPARSAACRDAAQEVLEQLCLGEMAEHLLDHLEDVDFPQKEEICRILKLGGGAVAEAIARRLAATGSRASRKALGTALVRMGTAAQPKVLPLLKDGRIAVVQMAVAILGEIGTRDAVRALTVTLQHPDQRVRMESIRSLARIGGMEATGVVLSLIQAEDEAAAVQAITWLGNCRNHAALEPLLQLVARRDLMGKLQVLKKEALRAVGRIGDRRALDPLFRLVRRRHLIAPARRLEQKLSAIEAIAALGGEQARAFLQEISAGGGELARPAQVVLEAMQHRGDEHE, encoded by the coding sequence ATGAAAAACATAGCTGATGACAGCGAGCGGCTCGCCCCGGCATGTCAAAAAGCGCTGGGCGATACCTCAAAGGCATTGAAGGCCTTTGCCTTCTATCCGGAAAACCATCCCCTGCGCCGGCAGATCTTCGACTCCGCCTATCAATCCATGGCCGCCCTCGCCTCAATGGGCCGCATCTCCCTCATAGTGCAGCGCGGCGGCTTCGCCCTCGCCGGCAGCCAGAGCGTCATCGAAGCTAACCCGATGACCAAGGCGCTCGCCCAGGAACTCTTCGCTCGCGAACTGCAGCGCATCACCATCCACCCGGAACTGTCACTCGCCGACTTCTCGGCCCTGCTCTCCATTCTCGCGGTCGCCCCACAGAAGATCGCCGAGGAGGGGGGGGTGGGCGAGATGCTTGCCAAGGCGGGTGTCGCGACCGTCACGGTGAACCAGATCGACGTCACCGCCGTCTTCACCAAAAAGACCGCGGGACAGCCCGAACTGGATGCCCCCGAAGAAGGGGCGGCCGGCGACGAGGAGCGTGAGCCGGAGCCCGAGCCGGAGCCGGAAACGGTGGCAGCGCAGAGCGGTACGGCGCCGCAGGGCGAGCCGGGGATCGACCAGATCCTTGCCGCGCTGGCGGCCGAAAAGGACGAGTCCCGCTACCGGCAGCTTACGCGCCTTTTGCTGAAGAAGGCGCTCCCCCTGAAGCTCGAGGGGAACTTCGACCGGCTCTACGTGGTCTTTCTGCGCCTGATACCGCAGCTATCCGATCCCGCGCGCAGCGCCGCCTGCCGTGATGCGGCGCAGGAGGTCTTGGAGCAGCTCTGTCTAGGCGAGATGGCCGAGCACCTGCTGGACCACCTGGAGGACGTCGATTTCCCGCAGAAAGAGGAGATCTGCCGCATCCTGAAGCTAGGCGGCGGGGCCGTGGCGGAGGCGATTGCCCGGCGCCTGGCGGCTACCGGCAGCAGAGCCTCACGTAAAGCCCTCGGCACTGCCCTCGTGCGCATGGGGACCGCGGCCCAGCCGAAGGTGCTGCCGCTTTTAAAGGACGGCAGGATCGCGGTGGTGCAGATGGCCGTAGCCATACTGGGCGAGATCGGCACGAGGGATGCGGTCCGGGCGCTCACCGTGACGCTCCAGCATCCGGACCAGCGCGTGCGCATGGAAAGCATCCGGTCCCTAGCGCGCATAGGCGGCATGGAGGCAACCGGCGTTGTCCTCTCGCTCATCCAGGCGGAGGACGAGGCCGCCGCGGTCCAGGCGATCACCTGGCTCGGCAATTGCCGCAACCACGCGGCCCTCGAGCCGCTGCTGCAGCTCGTGGCGCGCCGCGATCTGATGGGGAAACTGCAGGTGCTTAAGAAGGAGGCGCTGCGGGCCGTCGGGCGCATCGGAGACCGGCGGGCGCTCGACCCGCTGTTCCGGCTCGTGCGCAGGCGCCATCTGATCGCTCCCGCGCGCCGCCTTGAGCAGAAGTTGTCCGCCATCGAGGCGATAGCAGCGCTTGGCGGGGAGCAGGCCCGGGCGTTTCTGCAGGAAATCTCGGCAGGCGGCGGCGAACTTGCGCGCCCCGCCCAAGTGGTGCTGGAAGCGATGCAGCATAGAGGCGACGAGCATGAGTGA
- a CDS encoding desulfoferrodoxin, translating to MAQALEIYKCEMCGNIVEVFHPGGGQLVCCGEEMALQKENTVDAAKEKHVPVIERGEGTITVKVGSVPHPMESAHYIEWIELIADGKIHRAQLQPGQAPEATFQVTATDVKAREYCNLHGHWAA from the coding sequence ATGGCACAGGCTTTGGAAATCTACAAGTGTGAGATGTGCGGCAACATAGTCGAGGTGTTCCACCCGGGCGGCGGCCAACTGGTCTGCTGCGGCGAGGAGATGGCCCTGCAGAAAGAGAATACGGTCGACGCCGCCAAGGAGAAGCACGTACCGGTCATCGAGCGCGGCGAGGGGACCATCACCGTCAAGGTCGGCAGCGTGCCGCACCCGATGGAGAGCGCCCACTACATCGAGTGGATCGAGTTGATCGCCGATGGCAAGATCCACCGCGCCCAGTTACAGCCGGGTCAGGCGCCGGAGGCGACCTTCCAGGTCACCGCTACCGACGTGAAAGCCCGCGAGTACTGCAACCTGCACGGCCACTGGGCCGCCTAG